A genomic segment from Orrella daihaiensis encodes:
- a CDS encoding NRDE family protein gives MCLAAFAIEAHPDWPLVVVANRDEFHARPTQPMQPWPEMPEILAGRDLQAGGTWLGIDTEARLALLTNVRDPKNLKHHAPSRGALTEGFLRSGCSAKRYLQSIAKDALSYNGFNLIAIDTDHSAWHASNYQQPFAKPIGKGIHGLSNALLDTPWPKTTRTAQALSECLSLGSALDVDLLCNIMLDMTPVDDHLLPDTGLSLPRERLLSTPFIVSPDYGTRCMTVVLRHISGACWVQEDTYDPLGQRTHRLRWHLMPGGRWQATQLDLGNFITT, from the coding sequence ATGTGTCTAGCAGCGTTTGCCATCGAAGCACATCCAGACTGGCCATTGGTCGTGGTAGCCAATCGCGACGAGTTTCATGCACGCCCGACGCAACCGATGCAACCTTGGCCTGAGATGCCAGAGATTTTGGCGGGGCGCGATCTACAAGCGGGTGGCACGTGGTTAGGGATTGATACCGAGGCTCGTCTTGCGTTGCTGACCAATGTACGCGACCCTAAGAACTTAAAACATCATGCGCCGTCCCGAGGCGCGTTGACCGAGGGCTTTTTGCGCAGTGGCTGCAGCGCAAAGCGTTATCTTCAAAGCATTGCCAAAGACGCCCTGAGCTATAACGGTTTTAATTTGATTGCCATTGATACCGATCACTCTGCCTGGCATGCCTCAAACTATCAACAACCATTTGCAAAGCCTATCGGTAAAGGAATTCATGGATTATCCAATGCACTTTTGGATACGCCTTGGCCTAAAACGACACGCACGGCACAGGCGCTATCGGAATGCTTATCTTTAGGGTCAGCACTTGATGTGGACTTGCTTTGCAACATCATGCTCGACATGACGCCGGTCGATGACCATCTCTTGCCCGACACGGGCTTGAGTTTGCCACGCGAGCGCTTGCTCTCTACTCCTTTTATCGTCAGCCCAGATTATGGCACCCGTTGCATGACAGTCGTGTTGCGGCATATTTCGGGGGCTTGCTGGGTACAGGAAGACACATACGACCCACTAGGACAGCGGACACACCGTCTACGCTGGCACCTCATGCCGGGTGGCCGGTGGCAAGCGACTCAACTTGACCTAGGTAATTTCATCACAACCTGA
- the pdeM gene encoding ligase-associated DNA damage response endonuclease PdeM: protein MPEQTDIKFGELFLSLLPSGAAFSHDHRTLFVADVHLGKAASYRRLGQPVPQGTTTQTLQQLSNDIDNCKVKHLVVLGDLLHGPLVHKSSSTLEAIARWRTDHLAMQITLIRGNHDDRAGDPPAALDIDVVDEPFIFASVVCRHEMGACATDSGFVMSGHIHPVVVLQGRARERLRLACFVVGEKHLILPAYGAFTGGHAYNPSPNESLYVIADQVVMKLPRSS, encoded by the coding sequence ATGCCTGAGCAAACTGACATTAAGTTTGGCGAGCTGTTTCTGTCACTACTACCCTCAGGCGCGGCTTTCAGTCATGATCATCGGACGCTTTTTGTTGCTGATGTGCACTTGGGCAAAGCAGCTAGCTACCGGCGCCTCGGGCAGCCAGTACCTCAGGGCACTACGACACAGACATTGCAGCAGTTATCAAACGATATCGACAACTGCAAGGTCAAGCATTTGGTCGTTCTCGGGGATCTCTTGCATGGTCCGCTGGTGCATAAATCAAGCTCAACGCTTGAAGCGATCGCACGCTGGCGCACAGACCATCTGGCCATGCAAATAACCCTGATTCGTGGCAATCACGATGACCGAGCTGGTGATCCGCCTGCTGCACTTGACATTGACGTCGTGGACGAGCCTTTTATATTTGCCTCGGTCGTCTGCCGTCATGAAATGGGGGCTTGCGCTACTGACTCAGGCTTTGTGATGTCAGGGCATATTCATCCCGTGGTTGTGCTACAGGGCAGGGCGCGTGAGCGATTAAGACTGGCATGTTTTGTGGTGGGCGAGAAACACTTAATATTGCCTGCTTATGGGGCTTTTACCGGTGGACATGCATACAATCCATCACCCAATGAATCACTGTATGTGATTGCTGATCAGGTTGTGATGAAATTACCTAGGTCAAGTTGA
- a CDS encoding ligase-associated DNA damage response DEXH box helicase, producing MIESAIHRWFERQGWQPFAFQARVWRAMQEGRWGLLHASTGSGKTLATWLGGLLACERRDELKAGSLKILWVTPMRALAADTTATLAATAKELMPDWRVEMRTADTSAAVRARQGKNLPEVLVTTPESLSLLLANTDAQVRLRSVQVVIVDEWHELLANKRGVQVQLAMARLAHWQPNLVCWGMSATLGNLDEALKTLTWASDQTGLLISDETPKQIAIDVVLPPKVERFAWAGHMGLSLIDDVAKRLWQASSTLVFVNTRAQAERWYQALLEHDVNLAGVLGLHHGSLDPAVRQWVEAGLKTGSLRAVVCTSSLDLGVDFLPVEQVLQIGSAKGVARLMQRAGRAGHAPGRIAKLGLVPTHSLEILEAVAAQDAVAQKAIEARHSLTAPMDVLVQHLVTIALGGGFTPHALYTEVRKAYAYRNLDASAWQWALDFVAGGGKALAAYPDYRRVQPDTQGIWRVADRQLGRRHRMSIGTIVSDAMMQVRFWRKGGGGSRLGQVEESFIARLKVGDTFYFAGRLVELVRVREMTAYVKRASDKRAVVPRWLGGNMPLSSELADSMLARLDGAHNDCEPAWLAIKPLLAIQERWSALPSKNYLLVEQWQSREGSHLFFYPFAGRHVHLGLATLLAWRLSQRTPRTFTMAVNDYGFELLCVQPLDINEVMDRQLFDKQTLTADILASLNASELSQRRFREIARVAGLVFQGYPGAKKTAKQIQASSGLFFEVFRQHDPENQLLRQAYDEVLSHELEHNRLAQTLNQIQAMPLNIKVLARPAPFAFPLIVDRLRERLSSEQLSDRVARLVRDLEKAVDA from the coding sequence ATGATCGAATCAGCTATTCATCGCTGGTTTGAGCGACAAGGCTGGCAGCCGTTTGCGTTCCAGGCCAGGGTCTGGCGAGCGATGCAAGAGGGCCGATGGGGTTTGTTGCATGCCAGTACCGGAAGCGGTAAAACGCTTGCCACTTGGCTCGGTGGCTTGTTGGCGTGTGAGCGACGAGATGAGCTAAAGGCAGGCAGTTTAAAAATTCTTTGGGTCACACCCATGAGAGCCCTGGCCGCTGATACCACTGCAACGTTGGCAGCAACGGCCAAGGAATTGATGCCAGACTGGCGGGTGGAAATGCGCACAGCTGACACCAGCGCCGCCGTTCGAGCTCGCCAAGGTAAGAACTTGCCTGAAGTGCTGGTCACCACGCCAGAGAGCTTGAGCCTGTTGCTTGCAAACACCGATGCCCAGGTTCGCTTGCGCAGTGTTCAAGTGGTCATCGTTGATGAATGGCATGAACTGCTCGCCAACAAACGCGGAGTGCAAGTGCAGCTGGCCATGGCGCGCCTTGCACACTGGCAGCCCAACCTGGTGTGCTGGGGGATGTCTGCAACGCTGGGTAATCTTGATGAGGCTTTAAAGACATTGACCTGGGCATCAGATCAGACGGGCTTGTTGATCTCAGATGAAACGCCTAAACAGATTGCCATCGATGTGGTGCTGCCGCCCAAAGTCGAGCGGTTTGCCTGGGCTGGTCACATGGGACTGTCTTTAATCGATGATGTAGCCAAGCGGCTCTGGCAAGCAAGCAGCACACTGGTGTTTGTCAACACCCGGGCACAGGCTGAACGATGGTATCAGGCCTTGCTTGAACACGATGTCAACTTAGCGGGTGTGTTGGGGTTGCATCACGGCTCGCTCGATCCAGCGGTCAGGCAATGGGTAGAGGCTGGGCTGAAGACGGGTAGCTTACGCGCTGTGGTTTGCACCTCTAGTCTGGATCTGGGGGTGGATTTTTTGCCGGTTGAGCAAGTCTTGCAAATTGGCTCAGCCAAAGGTGTGGCGCGTTTAATGCAACGTGCCGGCCGCGCCGGGCATGCGCCTGGCAGGATTGCCAAATTGGGCTTGGTGCCCACCCATAGTCTGGAAATTCTTGAGGCAGTTGCTGCACAGGATGCGGTCGCACAAAAAGCGATTGAAGCACGACACAGTCTGACAGCACCGATGGATGTGCTGGTGCAGCACTTGGTGACGATTGCCTTGGGTGGCGGCTTTACACCGCATGCACTCTATACCGAAGTACGCAAAGCCTATGCATATCGAAACCTTGACGCGTCGGCATGGCAATGGGCGCTTGATTTTGTGGCGGGCGGTGGTAAAGCGCTAGCGGCTTATCCTGATTATCGACGGGTTCAGCCCGATACCCAGGGTATCTGGCGTGTGGCTGATCGCCAATTGGGTAGACGCCATCGAATGAGTATCGGCACGATCGTTAGTGACGCCATGATGCAAGTTCGTTTCTGGCGCAAGGGCGGTGGTGGCTCACGGTTGGGACAAGTCGAAGAGAGCTTTATTGCCCGGTTGAAAGTAGGTGATACCTTCTATTTTGCTGGTCGTTTGGTCGAGCTTGTCCGAGTACGAGAAATGACTGCTTACGTCAAACGGGCAAGCGATAAGCGCGCTGTTGTGCCGCGCTGGCTTGGCGGTAATATGCCGTTGTCATCCGAGCTGGCCGATTCTATGCTTGCGCGTCTGGACGGCGCGCACAACGATTGCGAGCCTGCATGGTTGGCGATCAAGCCATTGCTGGCTATCCAAGAGCGCTGGTCGGCGCTACCGAGTAAAAATTATTTACTAGTTGAGCAGTGGCAATCACGCGAAGGTAGCCATTTATTTTTTTATCCGTTTGCCGGGCGTCACGTGCACCTGGGGTTGGCCACGCTCTTGGCCTGGCGGTTGTCACAACGAACCCCGCGAACATTTACCATGGCAGTCAATGATTACGGTTTTGAGTTGCTCTGTGTCCAGCCGCTTGATATCAACGAGGTCATGGACAGGCAACTGTTTGACAAGCAAACGTTAACTGCCGACATTTTGGCGAGCCTAAATGCGAGCGAGCTCTCGCAACGCCGTTTTCGGGAGATTGCGCGGGTGGCGGGCCTGGTGTTTCAGGGATATCCAGGCGCCAAAAAAACCGCGAAACAAATTCAGGCATCCTCTGGGTTGTTTTTTGAGGTGTTTCGTCAGCATGATCCTGAAAATCAACTGCTTCGACAAGCTTACGATGAGGTCTTAAGCCACGAACTTGAACATAATCGTCTTGCTCAAACATTGAATCAAATTCAAGCCATGCCATTAAATATCAAGGTGCTTGCCAGACCAGCGCCATTTGCATTTCCGCTAATTGTTGATCGATTGCGTGAGAGACTTAGCTCTGAACAACTGTCTGATCGTGTCGCACGTTTGGTTAGAGACCTGGAGAAAGCCGTTGATGCCTGA
- a CDS encoding ATP-dependent DNA ligase, with product MRQFAELYQALDRTTSSRSKTDLMAAYFSAAKPADAAWAVYFLAGGKLKRLIPTQDLRHYAQTQTQMPEWLFEASYQSVGDLAETITLILPPIQCTRHESLHDWVVNVLLPLRNVKPEDRVSALADALDGWDSDTRFVCLKLLTGGFRVGVSRLLVTRALAQATGLPVTLMAQRLVGYLAAQSQPDADAFAALTNTSADAIVSPGQPYPFFLAQSIQANAAGLQAELGDVDDWQIEYKYDGIRGQLVKRAGQIWLWSRGEELISEQFPELIEAAQLLPDGIVLDGEVLVWQKDSAVPAPFAQLQKRLGRKQVTARVLADHPVIFMAYDLLEVHGQDCRHQSLASRRAQLQEQLLPNLSTQLRLSARLDVDHWDEAVALQQSARDCRTEGLMIKARDSHYGIGRTRASGLWFKYKLEPLSIDAVLIYAQKGHGRRANLYTDYTFAVWHRPHAHAPAILVPVAKAYSGLTDEEFRQVDAIIKKSTLESFGPVRRVEPRLVFEIGFEGIMPSTRHKSGVALRFPRMLRWRTDKPVQEADTLDQLKALL from the coding sequence ATGAGACAGTTTGCTGAGCTCTATCAGGCGCTAGACCGTACGACCTCAAGTCGATCCAAGACAGATCTCATGGCGGCGTATTTTTCTGCGGCTAAACCCGCTGACGCAGCCTGGGCAGTCTACTTTCTGGCGGGTGGTAAATTAAAAAGGCTGATTCCTACCCAGGATTTGCGACATTACGCGCAAACCCAAACCCAGATGCCCGAGTGGTTGTTTGAGGCTAGCTATCAAAGTGTAGGGGATCTTGCGGAAACGATTACGCTCATCTTGCCGCCGATTCAATGCACACGCCATGAAAGCCTGCATGACTGGGTAGTGAATGTGCTGTTGCCGTTACGAAACGTTAAGCCAGAGGATCGTGTGAGTGCGCTTGCAGATGCGCTTGATGGCTGGGATAGTGATACTCGGTTTGTTTGCCTGAAGCTGTTAACCGGCGGCTTCAGGGTGGGGGTGTCTCGCCTGCTGGTCACCCGTGCATTAGCGCAAGCGACCGGTTTGCCAGTCACCCTGATGGCGCAAAGACTCGTAGGGTATCTAGCCGCCCAATCCCAGCCTGATGCAGATGCCTTTGCGGCTCTGACCAATACCAGCGCAGATGCAATCGTCTCGCCAGGGCAGCCTTATCCATTTTTTTTGGCGCAGTCAATTCAGGCAAACGCAGCCGGCTTACAAGCTGAACTCGGGGACGTGGATGATTGGCAAATCGAATACAAATATGATGGTATTCGTGGGCAACTGGTCAAGCGTGCCGGTCAAATTTGGCTTTGGTCACGCGGCGAAGAGCTTATTAGTGAACAATTCCCGGAATTAATCGAAGCGGCGCAGTTGCTGCCTGACGGCATTGTGCTTGATGGTGAGGTGCTTGTCTGGCAGAAAGATTCAGCTGTGCCAGCGCCGTTTGCTCAACTACAAAAGCGTCTCGGGCGCAAGCAAGTCACTGCCAGGGTGCTCGCGGATCATCCGGTAATTTTTATGGCATACGATCTGCTGGAAGTGCATGGTCAAGATTGCCGTCATCAATCGCTTGCCAGCCGACGCGCACAACTTCAAGAGCAATTGCTGCCAAATCTCAGTACGCAGCTTCGCTTGTCTGCACGCCTAGATGTCGATCATTGGGATGAGGCAGTAGCGTTACAGCAATCGGCTCGCGATTGTCGTACCGAAGGGCTGATGATCAAGGCGCGCGACTCACACTATGGGATTGGTCGTACACGCGCCTCGGGTCTTTGGTTTAAATACAAACTCGAGCCATTGTCTATTGATGCGGTTTTGATATACGCGCAGAAAGGCCATGGACGGCGCGCCAATCTTTATACCGATTACACCTTTGCAGTTTGGCATCGACCGCACGCTCATGCACCAGCGATCTTGGTGCCCGTGGCAAAAGCCTATTCCGGACTGACTGATGAGGAGTTTCGTCAGGTTGACGCGATCATTAAAAAATCTACGCTCGAATCGTTTGGGCCAGTTCGCCGCGTTGAGCCAAGGCTTGTATTTGAAATCGGATTTGAGGGAATTATGCCTAGCACTCGTCACAAGAGTGGCGTGGCATTGCGGTTTCCGAGGATGCTTCGTTGGCGCACAGACAAGCCTGTGCAAGAAGCTGACACGCTTGATCAATTAAAGGCTTTACTATGA
- a CDS encoding ligase-associated DNA damage response exonuclease, whose translation MREDLVIRRPQGLYCPPGDFYIDPWRAVDRAIITHAHADHARIGHRHYLASAAGEQVIRTRLGEINLQTLAYGETIEHNGVQISLHPAGHVLGSVQVRLQWRDAVWVVSGDYKLDADPTCDPFEPVACDTFITESTFGLPVYRWPSPATVSQQINAWWADNASNNRASVLYAYSLGKGQRVLASIDTSIGPIITHGSLNALNDVYRAAGVNLPATQTASDVQAADRQRALVLAPPAAAGSSWMRRFGQTSDAMASGWMRVRGARRRRGVDRGFVMSDHADWPSLLRAIDATGASRVIVTHGNTAVLIRWLQEQGLDAQAFETDYGHEGDAHDE comes from the coding sequence ATGCGCGAGGATTTAGTCATCAGGCGCCCACAAGGGCTTTACTGTCCGCCAGGCGATTTCTATATCGATCCATGGCGTGCGGTCGACCGGGCAATCATCACGCACGCGCATGCCGACCATGCACGGATTGGACATCGACATTACCTAGCGAGTGCCGCTGGTGAACAGGTAATACGCACACGCCTCGGTGAGATCAATCTACAGACTTTGGCCTATGGTGAGACCATTGAGCACAATGGCGTACAGATAAGCCTGCATCCGGCTGGCCATGTGCTTGGATCGGTTCAGGTTCGCCTGCAATGGCGCGATGCGGTCTGGGTAGTGTCTGGTGACTACAAGCTAGATGCTGACCCAACCTGTGATCCATTTGAACCAGTGGCCTGTGACACCTTTATTACCGAATCGACATTTGGCTTACCAGTCTATCGTTGGCCATCTCCTGCCACTGTGAGTCAGCAAATTAACGCCTGGTGGGCTGACAACGCCAGCAACAATCGCGCCAGTGTTCTCTATGCTTATTCATTAGGTAAGGGTCAACGTGTGCTGGCAAGTATCGACACCTCGATTGGTCCAATTATCACGCATGGCTCTTTAAACGCCCTAAATGATGTCTACCGCGCCGCTGGCGTAAACCTGCCTGCAACACAGACTGCTAGCGATGTTCAAGCCGCTGACCGTCAGCGGGCACTAGTCCTGGCACCGCCTGCAGCTGCGGGCAGCAGCTGGATGCGTCGGTTTGGCCAGACCTCAGACGCCATGGCCAGTGGCTGGATGCGTGTACGCGGTGCGCGTCGACGCAGAGGCGTCGATCGCGGGTTTGTCATGTCAGACCATGCGGACTGGCCAAGCCTGCTGCGTGCTATTGATGCCACAGGTGCTAGCCGTGTGATCGTCACTCACGGCAACACAGCGGTTTTGATTCGTTGGTTGCAAGAGCAAGGACTCGATGCCCAGGCGTTCGAAACCGACTATGGCCATGAGGGTGATGCGCATGACGAATAA
- the imuA gene encoding translesion DNA synthesis-associated protein ImuA yields MDRDPFNESSNNIVAHSVLPAGVWRASEQAIAAVRTCSSTHSELDTWLPGGGWPRGSLIEILTDAPGSGEIALIAPSLAALPTQRPIVLLKPPAVPNVLAWQQWQISSHRLWWLHPKTLPDAWWSAETVLRGHGFAALMAWLDPIDEKALRRLHACVQETDTLMFLFRPKRAAQQFSPSPLRLMLTPSTARTMSIEIIKCKGSKPGVPIVLTFKPDEKTAAGVGNVDGHRTVCLVP; encoded by the coding sequence ATGGATCGTGATCCTTTTAATGAGTCTTCAAACAATATCGTGGCACACAGCGTGCTACCGGCAGGTGTCTGGCGCGCCAGCGAACAAGCCATCGCTGCAGTGCGCACCTGCAGCAGCACTCATTCTGAGCTTGACACCTGGCTGCCAGGTGGTGGCTGGCCGCGAGGCAGCTTGATCGAAATTCTGACCGATGCCCCGGGTTCTGGTGAAATTGCCCTCATCGCTCCAAGCTTGGCTGCCTTACCAACGCAACGCCCTATCGTACTGCTCAAGCCGCCCGCTGTCCCTAATGTTCTAGCTTGGCAGCAGTGGCAAATTTCAAGCCATCGGCTGTGGTGGCTGCACCCTAAAACCTTGCCTGATGCTTGGTGGAGCGCTGAAACCGTGCTGCGAGGACATGGTTTTGCAGCACTGATGGCCTGGCTGGATCCGATTGACGAGAAGGCATTACGGCGCCTGCATGCCTGTGTCCAAGAAACGGATACCTTGATGTTTTTGTTTCGCCCTAAAAGGGCGGCGCAACAATTCTCACCAAGTCCGTTGCGTCTGATGCTCACACCCAGCACGGCAAGGACCATGAGCATTGAAATTATCAAATGCAAAGGCAGCAAACCTGGCGTACCGATTGTGCTGACGTTCAAGCCAGATGAAAAAACAGCTGCTGGAGTTGGTAATGTGGATGGCCATCGCACCGTCTGCCTGGTCCCCTAA
- a CDS encoding DNA polymerase Y family protein encodes MAIAPSAWSPKWQAPLIGIAAAMTPTMVWHHQALLLDVQASLQWLGGVRGLKRRTQTELRMLSISARIAIATTAPGAWLLAMDLQAQTHDGLAWRYALTPKRLAQRLDSLNIDWLPAANRHAAWLHRVGCHTLGQLRALDRAELIARTDLALVKSLDQAYGQAIFTYAPLKLPLKFDDHLQLPYLIEDTPALGVFIKRLLQELCNWLGTHHLALSRLECRLYHRDRRRAWQPTILMLAISNPTDSLAVLWRWLQIRLEQTRLPAPVSDIGLQTRELAPKSQHNESLFPHDLWDNESASETLDLLRARLGQTRVQQALVSADYRAELASAWQGQPTRQSIPTVLNWGAHCPAWLVLEPKPLTVRQEQPCLQGPLKLLQGPYRIETGWWDNRLALRDYFVATDHSCRRYWIFRERDQLTARWFLHGLFG; translated from the coding sequence ATGGCCATCGCACCGTCTGCCTGGTCCCCTAAATGGCAAGCGCCCCTGATTGGGATTGCCGCGGCCATGACGCCGACCATGGTCTGGCACCACCAAGCCTTATTGCTTGATGTTCAAGCCAGCTTGCAGTGGCTCGGTGGCGTGCGCGGCCTAAAGCGGCGAACGCAGACTGAATTACGGATGTTAAGCATCAGCGCTCGCATCGCCATTGCAACCACTGCGCCAGGGGCCTGGCTGTTGGCCATGGATTTACAAGCACAAACACATGATGGCCTAGCTTGGCGTTATGCCTTAACGCCCAAACGTCTGGCGCAGCGTCTTGATTCGCTGAACATCGATTGGTTACCCGCGGCTAACCGTCATGCGGCTTGGCTGCACCGCGTGGGTTGCCACACACTCGGACAGCTACGTGCGCTAGACCGAGCAGAGCTGATAGCACGCACCGATCTTGCGTTGGTGAAGTCTCTTGATCAAGCTTATGGGCAGGCTATTTTTACGTATGCGCCGTTGAAACTGCCGCTTAAGTTCGACGATCATTTGCAGCTACCATACCTTATCGAAGATACCCCGGCGCTAGGGGTCTTCATCAAACGTTTGTTACAGGAGCTCTGTAACTGGCTAGGCACACATCACTTGGCATTATCGCGGCTCGAGTGTCGCCTGTATCACCGTGATCGTCGGCGTGCCTGGCAACCCACCATACTGATGCTAGCGATCAGTAATCCAACTGATTCACTTGCAGTTTTATGGCGTTGGTTACAGATACGCCTTGAACAAACCCGTTTACCTGCGCCGGTATCGGATATAGGCCTTCAGACCCGGGAGCTTGCGCCTAAAAGTCAACACAACGAGTCGTTGTTTCCCCATGATTTATGGGATAACGAGTCCGCATCTGAGACATTGGATCTTTTGCGAGCCCGACTGGGCCAGACTCGTGTGCAACAAGCTTTGGTATCGGCTGATTACCGTGCGGAGCTTGCCAGTGCCTGGCAAGGCCAGCCAACACGGCAATCCATACCGACTGTATTGAACTGGGGGGCACATTGTCCGGCTTGGCTAGTCTTAGAGCCCAAGCCCCTGACAGTGCGACAAGAGCAACCCTGTTTGCAGGGGCCACTCAAACTGTTGCAAGGTCCTTATCGCATTGAAACGGGTTGGTGGGACAACCGTTTGGCATTACGCGATTATTTTGTAGCAACAGACCATTCATGTAGAAGGTACTGGATATTTCGTGAACGTGATCAGCTGACTGCACGCTGGTTTTTACATGGGCTATTCGGGTGA